One Sander vitreus isolate 19-12246 chromosome 22, sanVit1, whole genome shotgun sequence DNA segment encodes these proteins:
- the csrnp1b gene encoding cysteine/serine-rich nuclear protein 1b isoform X1 has translation MVIGYLTWCDRAGSESCNTMKPGGGSLPRHAPTHTIVRTNAMSGLLKRKFEEVDEDPCYSSLSSLSSACSGWDSEGESCYSDTLDSTPSNPSSPATHFNTTSILKKSKRARRGKVTFDQVTVFFFPRCQGFTSVPSRGGCTLGMMQRHSTLRTYSLAEFAVEQRLLRREKFLNRLREEKLEALKLKLTKNGTQENEEAEQLTVDDIPEQDIDISGANLDEVSFLQPYPPKRRYGLLKAAGVKKIEKEEKRQLHELRISRENCGCDCQGFCEPETCSCSLAGIKCQMDHSSFPCGCTKDGCGNTEGRIEFNSTRVQTHYIHTIMKLELEKRLEEQSSTEEEEENTTTLPAVPSFPFSSELAAAGENSCSSDMTDLSDSSGQSEDSEAGESRCEHRTQLDVDEKGLSRIFSFSDAENGSRSIRDGGNCKDTCCPDQRHEQQQPSTEAFSSFSMVDFADDNDNIDAALLGDHTDNRATTISELLDENANQENGLFHSSSVPRTPSPTIDRSANYNMDLSLSSESDLEFFDGFPCLGPSSLYNSLKEYEHMDNFFQFQLPSYPSFPPASDPGTCLLESLIGLSESVPEPPATFTDNQLLEEAMKLSVMESVKV, from the exons ATTGTTCGAACTAACGCCATGAGTGGGCTTCTCAAGAGGAAGTTTGAAGAGGTGGATGAGGATCCATGCTACTCCtcactctcctccctctcctctgcctgCTCAGGCTGGGACTCGGAGGGGGAGAGCTGCTACTCGGACACCCTGGATTCCACTCCCAGCAACCCCAGCTCCCCAGCAACACATTTCAACA CAACATCCATCCTTAAGAAATCCAAGAGAGCACGACGGGGCAAAGTTACCTTTGACCAGGTGACAGTGTTCTTCTTCCCTCGGTGCCAGGGCTTCACCAGTGTTCCCAGTCGGGGAGGATGCACTTTAGGCATGATGCAGCGCCACAGCACGCTCCGCACATATTCGCTTGCTGAGTTTGCTGTGGAGCAGCGGCTCCTACGCCGGGAAAAATTCCTTAACAGACTTAGGGAGGAAAAGCTGGAAGCTCTCAAATTGAAG CTAACTAAGAACGGAACCCAAGAGAACGAGGAGGCGGAACAGCTAACGGTGGACGACATCCCTGAGCAGGACATCGACATCAGTGGGGCCAATTTGGACGAGGTCTCTTTCCTCCAGCCCTACCCGCCAAAACGTCGCTACGGACTGCTCAAAGCAGCCGGTGTGAAGAAGATCGAAAAGGAGGAGAAGCGGCAGCTGCATGAACTGAGGATCTCCAGGGAGAACTGCGGTTGCGACTGCCAGGGCTTCTGCGAGCCTGAGACATGTAGCTGCAGCCTAGCTGGTATCAAATGTCAG ATGGATCATTCCTCTTTCCCATGTGGCTGTACCAAGGACGGCTGTGGAAACACAGAAGGGCGCATTGAGTTCAACTCCACCAGGGTACAGACGCATTATATCCACACTATCATGAAGCTAGAGCTGGAGAAGAGGCTGGAGGAGCAGTCGagcacagaggaggaggaggagaacacAACCACCTTACCAGCAGTGCCCTCCTTCCCCTTTAGTTCAGAATTGGCGGCAGCTGGAGAGAACAGTTGCAGCAGCGATATGACAGATTTATCAGACTCTTCAGGTCAGAGTGAGGACTCTGAGGCAGGTGAGAGCCGGTGTGAGCATCGCACCCAGCTGGATGTGGATGAGAAAGGCCTGAGCcgcattttcagtttcagtgacGCAGAGAACGGCTCACGAAGTATCAGGGACGGTGGGAACTGTAAAGACACTTGCTGCCCAGACCAACGGCATGAACAGCAACAGCCATCTACGGAGGCTTTTAGTAGCTTTAGCATGGTGGACTTTGCTGACGACAATGACAATATAGACGCCGCGCTGTTGGGCGATCACACAGACAATCGAGCAACAACCATTTCAGAACTTTTGGATGAGAACGCCAACCAGGAAAACGGCCTATTCCATAGCAGCAGTGTGCCGCGCACGCCCTCCCCTACCATCGATCGCTCTGCAAATTATAACATGGACCTGAGCCTCTCCTCGGAGTCAGACCTGGAGTTCTTTGACGGTTTCCCCTGCTTGGGGCCCAGCTCGCTCTACAACTCCCTCAAGGAGTACGAACACATGGACaacttttttcagtttcagttgcCTAGTTACCCTAGCTTCCCTCCGGCGAGCGACCCCGGGACCTGCCTCCTGGAGTCGCTGATTGGCCTTTCAGAATCCGTCCCAGAACCCCCTGCCACATTTACAGACAATCAGCTGTTGGAGGAAGCCATGAAGTTGTCTGTGATGGAGTCTGTGAAAGTTTGA
- the csrnp1b gene encoding cysteine/serine-rich nuclear protein 1b isoform X2: MSGLLKRKFEEVDEDPCYSSLSSLSSACSGWDSEGESCYSDTLDSTPSNPSSPATHFNTTSILKKSKRARRGKVTFDQVTVFFFPRCQGFTSVPSRGGCTLGMMQRHSTLRTYSLAEFAVEQRLLRREKFLNRLREEKLEALKLKLTKNGTQENEEAEQLTVDDIPEQDIDISGANLDEVSFLQPYPPKRRYGLLKAAGVKKIEKEEKRQLHELRISRENCGCDCQGFCEPETCSCSLAGIKCQMDHSSFPCGCTKDGCGNTEGRIEFNSTRVQTHYIHTIMKLELEKRLEEQSSTEEEEENTTTLPAVPSFPFSSELAAAGENSCSSDMTDLSDSSGQSEDSEAGESRCEHRTQLDVDEKGLSRIFSFSDAENGSRSIRDGGNCKDTCCPDQRHEQQQPSTEAFSSFSMVDFADDNDNIDAALLGDHTDNRATTISELLDENANQENGLFHSSSVPRTPSPTIDRSANYNMDLSLSSESDLEFFDGFPCLGPSSLYNSLKEYEHMDNFFQFQLPSYPSFPPASDPGTCLLESLIGLSESVPEPPATFTDNQLLEEAMKLSVMESVKV, from the exons ATGAGTGGGCTTCTCAAGAGGAAGTTTGAAGAGGTGGATGAGGATCCATGCTACTCCtcactctcctccctctcctctgcctgCTCAGGCTGGGACTCGGAGGGGGAGAGCTGCTACTCGGACACCCTGGATTCCACTCCCAGCAACCCCAGCTCCCCAGCAACACATTTCAACA CAACATCCATCCTTAAGAAATCCAAGAGAGCACGACGGGGCAAAGTTACCTTTGACCAGGTGACAGTGTTCTTCTTCCCTCGGTGCCAGGGCTTCACCAGTGTTCCCAGTCGGGGAGGATGCACTTTAGGCATGATGCAGCGCCACAGCACGCTCCGCACATATTCGCTTGCTGAGTTTGCTGTGGAGCAGCGGCTCCTACGCCGGGAAAAATTCCTTAACAGACTTAGGGAGGAAAAGCTGGAAGCTCTCAAATTGAAG CTAACTAAGAACGGAACCCAAGAGAACGAGGAGGCGGAACAGCTAACGGTGGACGACATCCCTGAGCAGGACATCGACATCAGTGGGGCCAATTTGGACGAGGTCTCTTTCCTCCAGCCCTACCCGCCAAAACGTCGCTACGGACTGCTCAAAGCAGCCGGTGTGAAGAAGATCGAAAAGGAGGAGAAGCGGCAGCTGCATGAACTGAGGATCTCCAGGGAGAACTGCGGTTGCGACTGCCAGGGCTTCTGCGAGCCTGAGACATGTAGCTGCAGCCTAGCTGGTATCAAATGTCAG ATGGATCATTCCTCTTTCCCATGTGGCTGTACCAAGGACGGCTGTGGAAACACAGAAGGGCGCATTGAGTTCAACTCCACCAGGGTACAGACGCATTATATCCACACTATCATGAAGCTAGAGCTGGAGAAGAGGCTGGAGGAGCAGTCGagcacagaggaggaggaggagaacacAACCACCTTACCAGCAGTGCCCTCCTTCCCCTTTAGTTCAGAATTGGCGGCAGCTGGAGAGAACAGTTGCAGCAGCGATATGACAGATTTATCAGACTCTTCAGGTCAGAGTGAGGACTCTGAGGCAGGTGAGAGCCGGTGTGAGCATCGCACCCAGCTGGATGTGGATGAGAAAGGCCTGAGCcgcattttcagtttcagtgacGCAGAGAACGGCTCACGAAGTATCAGGGACGGTGGGAACTGTAAAGACACTTGCTGCCCAGACCAACGGCATGAACAGCAACAGCCATCTACGGAGGCTTTTAGTAGCTTTAGCATGGTGGACTTTGCTGACGACAATGACAATATAGACGCCGCGCTGTTGGGCGATCACACAGACAATCGAGCAACAACCATTTCAGAACTTTTGGATGAGAACGCCAACCAGGAAAACGGCCTATTCCATAGCAGCAGTGTGCCGCGCACGCCCTCCCCTACCATCGATCGCTCTGCAAATTATAACATGGACCTGAGCCTCTCCTCGGAGTCAGACCTGGAGTTCTTTGACGGTTTCCCCTGCTTGGGGCCCAGCTCGCTCTACAACTCCCTCAAGGAGTACGAACACATGGACaacttttttcagtttcagttgcCTAGTTACCCTAGCTTCCCTCCGGCGAGCGACCCCGGGACCTGCCTCCTGGAGTCGCTGATTGGCCTTTCAGAATCCGTCCCAGAACCCCCTGCCACATTTACAGACAATCAGCTGTTGGAGGAAGCCATGAAGTTGTCTGTGATGGAGTCTGTGAAAGTTTGA